CCCTTGACTTCCTGCTCACTGCTCGACGCAATGCCCCTGCTGCAGAGCGTTTCTTGAGAAAAGTGCTTCTCAATGATTACACCCAAGACCCTCGAGTGATTAACGTTGACAAGAACCCAGCCTACCCTAAAGCGATTGAGAAATTACAGAAAGATGAAGACTTGCCGGAACGCTCGAAACTCAGAGCAGTAAAGTATTTGAACAACTTGATCGAACAAGATCATAGATTTATAAAACGCCTAACTAAAGCAGGGATGGGATTTGGCTCGTTTTATACGGCTCGTCGCACTCTCAAGGGTTTTGAATCAATGAACATGATCAGGAAGGGACAGGTGAAGGGCGTTGAGAAAAGAGATGTCATGGGACAGATCTCTTTCATAAACAACATCTTCGGAGTGGCGGCTTAGTCCTTACATTGAGTTATGGTTTCTTGTGCCCATGCTGAGTATTTGCGACACAGCCCTTTTTCCTATTATTTCTAAAATCACTTGGGATGGCTATAGCTTTTGAAGCAGACCCATCGTCGCATGAGTTCTACGTTATAAGAATACAGACCATTCTGTTGAGAAATCACATCATGGTGAATCAGTCTTTCCAAAGCGGAGCTGATATTCTCTGCCTCAAGATCCGTTTTCTCTACTAACTGGGCTTGAGTCATAGCACCTTCCCTAAGCTCATAAAGTAGCTCAATTTGGTTGTCAGGTTGCGTCTCTGAAGCTTGCATCCAGACACCATTAAAGTAGGCATTAGCCTCTCGATAAAACTCTGGAGTATTAACCACTGCTTCAATATCCTCAAGAAAAAAGCATCTCTCACGTTCGAGTCTTTCTTCACAAATCTGACGATTAAACAAGGTTACAAGAGAATGACAGATAAGTTGTAAAAGATAAGGTTGTCCGTTTGATAGAGTAATTATCTCGTGAACTGATTCAGGTGTATAGTCAACGTCGAACTCTGGAGAAGGTTGAGTGACAAGCTTCTGAGCCGCGACATCAGGTAAGAAACTAACTGGGATTGATAATACACACCTATACAAGCTACTCCAATAGTTCTGGCTCATCTCCTGTAGCGTATGTAGGCCAGCAAAGGCGATGGTGAACCAGTTATATGTTTGAATCAGTCCACGCAGGAAGTCTAAAATCTGAGGACTAAATAGGCCTCTTGAAATATTGATTTCAATATGCTCAAACTCATCTATCGCTACAATAAATCTTTGCTTTTGATTGAATTTATTAACCTGTCGAAAGAATTGGTTCAAGGCATTATAGGGGCTTCGACTAAAAAAATCTGAATATTGCGGCTCTTGCATCTGATTTTGATGTTCAGGTAAGACACTTTCATATACTCTTACAGCCAATTCATACAGCAGTTCATTCGTGTTTGTATGCCCGACCAACAGCATATTGAAGTCAATAATTTGTATAGACGCTCCGAATCGTAGCTTCATATTTTGAAGGATTGAAGACTTACCCATGCGCCGATGGCCATAGAGCACTACTGATGGACAGTGCTCGGAGTTGCCCCAAAGCTCTTCCAAGTACTGCATAATATCTTCTCTACCTACAAATAAGTCCCCAGTAACAGGTGTACCGACGACATAGGGATTGACTACAGGCTTGAGAATATTTGTGCGTCCTATCTTACCTCCAGCCTCACTGATAAGCCTGTGCCACCGATTGAGAATTGTCTGCAATAGCGTTTGCTCAGGATTAGCAACCTCCGAAACAAGATACTCACTCAAATTATTAAGAGCCTCATTCGCTCTTAATAATGCCGCTGCACGATTTACGCGGCTAGTTGCATTTATGAAAGTTGTTATCTCTAAGCTGATTTCTCTCAGCGTTTGGAGTGCAGCTAGAACAGTAGGCCGGATAGGATAGTTGCTGGGTTGAAATACCCCAAAATGTGCCTCTACGCCAGACAGCAAATCAATCGTCCGATAGCTGAGTAAGTCCGCCATAAGTTCAAATGACCACTCGATCTCGTTACCGCCTTGATAGCTATTCAACTGACTGTAAATAGGCCGATAGTTTGGCAAGTCAAAATCTGTTGAGCGGCTGATGTTTATCTCCGAAAGTGCGAGTAACATACCAGAAAAATGGGTTAGTGGTGTCTCTCGGCGATCTTGCAGAATGCAGGTTGATGAATATACCCTATGCTCGAAAATACAGCATGGTTTCCTGAAGTTACAGCTCTTCCATTGTCCGCTCAATTCACTCAACAGTATTTCTCCAAGCGATGAAATTTTATCCCACGCATCAGTCGTTTCTGGAGGGAAAACATAGATGTCCCACTCTGGTTCAGTCAAAAACTGGTACAAAACATGCAGGGGAGCAGTATGGTGATGCAGATATCGTTTGACCGGCTGGTACACAACCCAACGCTGGAAAGGGTTGCTGAGCAGTTGTCCAATCACAGCTATCTCTTCTTGCTTGTAAAGAAGAGTTTGAGTTATACAGCGCTGGGTACCAGGAAGTGGAATCACGGACAACGCATCCCACTTAGCAGGGTGTTTCACCCCCAGTCGAGAACTAAATAAACTGAGTGGCAATTCAACAATATATAGATGAAATCGCAGTGTCAGCAGGATTGCCACCACACCATCCAATAGGCCCCACATCCAGTCTCCAGAAGACCTACCTATGGCAACACCGATAGCGATACAGATAGATAAGCTGACACAAATGCCTCTACCAAGACTGATACCTGCTCCTATACCTCCACTCGCGGCGAGACCCGCCATCACACAAAATAACAAACCTCCAAATGTATTATCTTCAGGATTACCACCTGCCCGTGACATGCTGTTGACTATGACAAAAAGATATCCAGCAATAAAGCTTGTTGCTAAACCAACAGGAGTAGCAATCACTATTCCGAGAATCCCGCCAACGACCAAGGCAATAGACAACCATATCAATGCACCAAAGATAAGTGGAACTTGGTAGGCATTCGTGATGATTTCCCAATTTAGGGCGATACTGGGCAGGACACCAAGTATTGAAGCAAGTATGAGTCCTCCTGCAGTACCAGAATTTACTGCGACGATCGTGCTAGCTGATGCACCTCGGGCAAAACCAACTCCAATGCCTAACACTCCGAAAAACACAATGAAAAAAGATGCGCTGATTGCTCCTCCTGCAAGGAGACCTTGTAGCCATCCCAGCCAATTTGCCTTCAAAGAAGTGAGTGCGGTGATAGCCAGTATAAGTGGAAGACTGAGTAGAGCCGACACTAAACAAGCAGTACCTGGGATAGCAAGAAATAAACGATTGTAGGCAGAGGAGCGCAAAGCTTGAAAGATATGCGAACCTGGTCCAGCTCGATACAAACTAGGATCAGCTTGATAGAGATATTGTTTGAGGCAACTAGGACGAAAGTATGCCCAGAATGCAAGTTGTAGATAGTGCAAAGGGTTTAGTAGGCTCAGTTGCAGCGGTATCCGATACTGGTATGTTGGGAAAGTAGGCATATTGCTCGCATTAGTTGGTATAACTTCGATAGAGCTGTGCTGCGGCTTGCTGCAGACGGGCCGGATGGCCATCAGTTTCAGAAATCAAACGTTGGATCTCAGCCTCAGTAAATTCGACTTCAGTTTCACTGAGGCGTTTTCGTAAAAACTGACTAGCAATTTCGGGAGTAAAGTTGCCAACCATATAAGGGCGACCAAACAAACCTGCTAAGGGTGAGGTCATCACAGGTGAGTCAGGAAAAAGTAAGTCTAAGTTAGTACGGCTGGCAATGACCAAAGAGAGAGGAGCATCAAAACCATCAGCAAGTCCCCGCAACTCAGATCTCTCGTCTCCAGAAAATAGGTCTGACCGGGTCATCTTCTCAATCTCGTCAATACATAGAATGTAACGACGTTGCTGCAAAGCTCTCTTCAAGGCAAACCCTCTACAGGTTTTGATACCGAGAGAGTAGCAAAGAGACTCGAACAAATCGTTCTCACCATGAACCCACTCCATGTTGATAAGAACAAATCCATAGCTTGAGAGTGAGGGTACCCTTGGACCTTTCTGGCAAATCATCGAGAGTATAGAAGACTTACCAATCTCTGACATGCCTACCAATGATACGTTGCAGCCTTTAGCTAATTCTACAAAGAGCTGTCCAAAAAGGTCTACACGGTCAAAAAAGCGGTTCTCATCAGTTATTCGTCCCCGGTCACCGAAAGGCAAATCTGCAATGGTGGCTTTTACAGAAAGCGGGGAAATTCCTGAACGCTGAGCCATATGCTCTTCTCTAGCGACAGACCATTGGGGAAACCGTTGTGCCCAAAGCCATTGATAAGCTTTCTGCCAAGGGCTTTCTCCCTTCGGATACCGCCCAACAACGTTTGCTTCATCCGCGATTGAATCTCCTAAGCAGCAACCGGACTCAGCTAAAACTCGACAGATGACTCTTAGGTTATCTTGGAAAATCTGAACTGGATTATCTGAAATCCAAGAATGACTTAATGATTGAGCAATATCAATGTTCTTCCACTGTTTCTTCTGTGGATCAAAACGAGCCATGAAAATATCACGCCTCTTGCCGGAAAATCCATATAGATCAACCATCTCAGAAATGAATATGTACTCAAGACTGCTTTGTCTAGGGGAGAAGTTCATAAGCGGCAAGAACCTCAAAGCATTTATAGGTCCAGCATAAACCTAGAATGACGCAAATCAAAAGCGAGGAAACATCGATCAACTTAAATTCTATTTGTTTTCTATTTTGCACCTATTTTATATATCTACAAGGCTTAGTAATATAGATTTTAAGATGAGTTTCATGCACATATTCTCAGCATAATAGTGAGATACTAAAGCTTTAAATTAGTCTATAAGAATATAGTTGATTGAAGAAAATGGGATTTCTAGAATCTGTAAATATGTAAAGTATTAGCAATTGTGGAGATTGTATCATACAAAATAATAATGTTGATGTTGGAAACGGAAAGCGTAACAGATTCCCAGCCTATACTCAAAAAATATCTATCTTGTAAGTTCCTGCGAATTCACGACTGAATGATCTTGGGCTTGAGATCTGTTACGGTTCTAAGAACCAGAATGAGGGCCTAGAAAATATATTGAGCCTTTTACCTTCAGCAACCATGCTGTTATAGGTTAAATGAATTATTTAGTTCTAACCACAGTATTTTGAAATAAGGAGACATATTGATGAAAATAAAATCTTGGGTATTCAGCCTTGCTTGTAGCTGTATATCTTTATCTATTTTCGCAATGATACCAACGCCAACCTCAGCAAATATTAACTCAGAAAGAGCTATTCAGGAATGGTCTGGGAATTGGGACTGTATTATTGATGGCAGACCATCAAAAATTTCATTTAATTATGATTTTGGCAAAGGATGGGGTATTAGGTTTAGTGACAATGGAGGTCCTTGGAAGACTCTTGTTGCGAGGCGGTTAGATTCTAATGACCCACCTGCAGATCGCCCAGGAAATCTCTTTCCACTTAAATATGCTGATGATGGGAATCATTGGCTACTAATACTGCATGGAGGTAGTCGTAAGGCTAGTGGATATACAACTTGGAATAAAACACCCTATGGACTCCATTGCCAGAAATGATAGCTCTTAGCGGAGTAGTTCAAACCAGGAGAAAACTTCGGACTTAGTAAAATAACTTACATCTACAGTCAGACATAGGTTTTAGGGATTTATCACACACAAAAAGTGTTTCGCTGGCCGTCTGGAAGTTAAACCTGCCAACGAATTGCTGATCTGTTTGTTCAGGCTGTATGACTTGAGCTGGTGGAAACGATCCATTTTGAGAAAGGCTCTGCAGCCTTTTTATAGAAAGGCTTCCAGAAAATTTTAATGCCTGCGGAATGTAGAGTATATGGCATATATTTTGATGATGTTGTCTAATCAATTTTAGGATATTAGAATGAGATCGATTACTCAAATTAATACGTTCGCAATTTCATTTATACTATTTTACTCTTGTCACCAAATTATATACGCACAGGATAAAAATCCTATTAACTTGATATATCCATCTAATTCAATTTATAGATCTGTTCAAAAGCGTAGTAATGATCTAAAAATAACTAATGAGAAAGGTATATTGATTAAAGCCCAAGCTAAAAAGACAGGGATTATTTTTGCAAATCTTTCACAAGGAAGCGAATTCTCTAGCAGTAGAATGCAGCTAACTGACATTCCTTTTTATGGCTTGCATGGTACATATTTTGCTGATGCGACTGGTGATGGGCGAGCTGATGCAATCGTCGTGAATGATGACAAGGTTACTGTGCGTCGCTCCGATGGGAGTAACTTTACAAGCAATGAAGCTTGGACTTCCAATCCTTATTACGGTAGCCGAGGAACATACTTTGCTGACGTAACTGGTGATGGACGAGCTGATGCAATCGTTGTGAATGATGACAAGGTTACTGTGCGTCGCTCCGATGGGAGTAACTTTACGAGCAATGAAGCTTGGACTTCCAATCCTTATTACGGTAGCCGAGGAACATACTTTGCTGACGTAACTGGTGATGGACGAGCTGATGCAATCGTCGTGAATGATGACAAGGTCACTGTGCGTCGCTCCGATGGGAGTAACTTTACGAGCAATGAAGCTTGGACTTCCAATCCTTATTACGGTAGTCTAGGGACATACTTTGCTGACGTAACTGGTGATGGGCGAGCTGATGCAATTGTAGTAAATGCAGACAAAGTTACTGTACGTCGGTCTGATGGAAGTAAGTTTATAGGTAATGAAGTATGGGCTACAAATAGAGATTTTCCTCTTCACAGAAGTATCACATTCGCTGACATAAATGCTGATAAATTAAGTGACTTTTTGGACTATCAGTCAGGCCCAATTTTATATTAGCAACTGGTTTTAGGTTTCCAATCCTGTACATCTGAAATATCGTCTAGCTTTCTTTAGCTTTATAGTGAACTGACAAATCAAGCAGTTCTGATTCTTATCGTTGTGAAAAGTAACGACATTCTTGTTCTTTTGACACGACAAGTTCAGCCCCCACATCGAGATAATTATCCGAGTCACCTAAGCTGATCGCCGCTCCAGCCAATAGTAAAGCGCAACGATCGCAACCATCCCTGCGAGACAACCCCAGGCGGCAAGTGGCATCGGAGGTAGATACCAAGCCTCTGGTACTGAGATCGCATCTCTGGCTTCTTGGGTGTAGGGGTTCATTACAGGTTTTCCAAAAGCATCTGAAATTGATTCTGTTCCTCTTCACTCAAGAGAAATTCAGGATCGACTTTCCAGTCACCGTAGGCAGCTCGCCTGCCTTCAATAGTTACAGATTCGATGTAGTCGAATGTGCCTGGATCATCTATGAACAAACTGATCTTGTAATCATCAATCGTAAAATCAAATAGATCGCCAGATACGCAGCTCAAGAAAAAAGTATCAAATACTGCCTGGGCGTTCTTCTCTCCAGATATCATTTTTCTCAGGACTTCTGCAACCTCTCTCGGGCCAACCTGACAGTGAGAATGTTGCAGATCTGTATCAGAGTAAAGCGTAGGATCATTGAAATCAGGTCGTTCACTACTAAATTTTTGACTCTTTTGCCATTGAGTTAGTAGTAACGATTTTAGTATTGATTTCATTTGCACGGCTCCTTACAACGGCAACAACAACTGCATCCCCTTTGGCTTCCTGGCCGTCTCCGGCAACGGCTCCGGCACCTCACGCTTCGCCGCACAATACCTTTCGTAACTACAGCGATCGCACTGCTGCCCTTCCTGCGGTCGCCACTCCTCCTCCCGATGGAGCTGCATCGCCAGATTCTCAATCAACCGCTGTGACTCCCGGCGATGCTCCGGCGTTACTTCGTAGGGCTTCTTCTCCCCAGACCTCAGATAGATTAAACTCAGCTTCCGCAACGCCTGCCCGTAGACCTGCTTTAGCAACAGATCATAGAGACCCAATTGGATATCAATGGCATCTGGCGGACTCATCTGTTTAGTCGTCTTATAGTCAATCAGCTCTAAGCCATCCTCAATGTAGTCCAGCCGATCATATTGACCCCGCACCACAAATTCGATGTATCGAACCTGGAACTTACCTTTGATTCCCTGCTCCACACCCAACGGTTTATTCATCGAAGGGTACGGCTCAATAAACTGCTCAAAGTACCCTTTGAGCATCGACCACCCATCATCAACTTGCTTACTGCTTAGATCCCCTGTGTGGGCTTGCCACATCAACTCAAACCATTCCAAGGAAGGTTTGGGGTGCCCATAGTTCCAATCACCGTAGATGTCCTTTAGTGCCGCATGGACAGCTTTACCCAATGCCGGTGAGCCAAAGGCTGACTGCTCCTTGAGTCCCCGCTCATAGCGAAAGTAGTAGGACTGCGGACAGCTCTTGTACAGGTTTAGCCGGGTGGCAGAGATGGGGTAAGCCATTCACTATGCACTGAGACAGTCTACTGTCATTCTAAGACCATATATCAGTTTAGCCTCCATGCCATTCTTGGGCTAACAACAGTCCTTTTAGAAGAAAACAAGATTTTACTCATCCAGTTCAGCAAGGATGTCTTGTAATTTCTTTTCTAATTCAAGTATCGATTT
This portion of the Acaryochloris thomasi RCC1774 genome encodes:
- a CDS encoding IS6 family transposase; translation: MNPAEPFKWRHYQAEIILLNVRWYCRYPLSYRNLEDMMLERGLEVDHSTINRWVLHYGPELDDRTRPYIKPTNDSWKVDETYIKVRKKWMYLYRAIDSDGNTLDFLLTARRNAPAAERFLRKVLLNDYTQDPRVINVDKNPAYPKAIEKLQKDEDLPERSKLRAVKYLNNLIEQDHRFIKRLTKAGMGFGSFYTARRTLKGFESMNMIRKGQVKGVEKRDVMGQISFINNIFGVAA
- a CDS encoding ATP-binding protein; the encoded protein is MPTFPTYQYRIPLQLSLLNPLHYLQLAFWAYFRPSCLKQYLYQADPSLYRAGPGSHIFQALRSSAYNRLFLAIPGTACLVSALLSLPLILAITALTSLKANWLGWLQGLLAGGAISASFFIVFFGVLGIGVGFARGASASTIVAVNSGTAGGLILASILGVLPSIALNWEIITNAYQVPLIFGALIWLSIALVVGGILGIVIATPVGLATSFIAGYLFVIVNSMSRAGGNPEDNTFGGLLFCVMAGLAASGGIGAGISLGRGICVSLSICIAIGVAIGRSSGDWMWGLLDGVVAILLTLRFHLYIVELPLSLFSSRLGVKHPAKWDALSVIPLPGTQRCITQTLLYKQEEIAVIGQLLSNPFQRWVVYQPVKRYLHHHTAPLHVLYQFLTEPEWDIYVFPPETTDAWDKISSLGEILLSELSGQWKSCNFRKPCCIFEHRVYSSTCILQDRRETPLTHFSGMLLALSEINISRSTDFDLPNYRPIYSQLNSYQGGNEIEWSFELMADLLSYRTIDLLSGVEAHFGVFQPSNYPIRPTVLAALQTLREISLEITTFINATSRVNRAAALLRANEALNNLSEYLVSEVANPEQTLLQTILNRWHRLISEAGGKIGRTNILKPVVNPYVVGTPVTGDLFVGREDIMQYLEELWGNSEHCPSVVLYGHRRMGKSSILQNMKLRFGASIQIIDFNMLLVGHTNTNELLYELAVRVYESVLPEHQNQMQEPQYSDFFSRSPYNALNQFFRQVNKFNQKQRFIVAIDEFEHIEINISRGLFSPQILDFLRGLIQTYNWFTIAFAGLHTLQEMSQNYWSSLYRCVLSIPVSFLPDVAAQKLVTQPSPEFDVDYTPESVHEIITLSNGQPYLLQLICHSLVTLFNRQICEERLERERCFFLEDIEAVVNTPEFYREANAYFNGVWMQASETQPDNQIELLYELREGAMTQAQLVEKTDLEAENISSALERLIHHDVISQQNGLYSYNVELMRRWVCFKSYSHPK
- a CDS encoding ATP-binding protein, yielding MARFDPQKKQWKNIDIAQSLSHSWISDNPVQIFQDNLRVICRVLAESGCCLGDSIADEANVVGRYPKGESPWQKAYQWLWAQRFPQWSVAREEHMAQRSGISPLSVKATIADLPFGDRGRITDENRFFDRVDLFGQLFVELAKGCNVSLVGMSEIGKSSILSMICQKGPRVPSLSSYGFVLINMEWVHGENDLFESLCYSLGIKTCRGFALKRALQQRRYILCIDEIEKMTRSDLFSGDERSELRGLADGFDAPLSLVIASRTNLDLLFPDSPVMTSPLAGLFGRPYMVGNFTPEIASQFLRKRLSETEVEFTEAEIQRLISETDGHPARLQQAAAQLYRSYTN
- a CDS encoding DUF6006 family protein yields the protein MKIKSWVFSLACSCISLSIFAMIPTPTSANINSERAIQEWSGNWDCIIDGRPSKISFNYDFGKGWGIRFSDNGGPWKTLVARRLDSNDPPADRPGNLFPLKYADDGNHWLLILHGGSRKASGYTTWNKTPYGLHCQK
- a CDS encoding FG-GAP repeat domain-containing protein, translated to MRSITQINTFAISFILFYSCHQIIYAQDKNPINLIYPSNSIYRSVQKRSNDLKITNEKGILIKAQAKKTGIIFANLSQGSEFSSSRMQLTDIPFYGLHGTYFADATGDGRADAIVVNDDKVTVRRSDGSNFTSNEAWTSNPYYGSRGTYFADVTGDGRADAIVVNDDKVTVRRSDGSNFTSNEAWTSNPYYGSRGTYFADVTGDGRADAIVVNDDKVTVRRSDGSNFTSNEAWTSNPYYGSLGTYFADVTGDGRADAIVVNADKVTVRRSDGSKFIGNEVWATNRDFPLHRSITFADINADKLSDFLDYQSGPILY
- a CDS encoding DUF7693 family protein, translating into MKSILKSLLLTQWQKSQKFSSERPDFNDPTLYSDTDLQHSHCQVGPREVAEVLRKMISGEKNAQAVFDTFFLSCVSGDLFDFTIDDYKISLFIDDPGTFDYIESVTIEGRRAAYGDWKVDPEFLLSEEEQNQFQMLLENL
- a CDS encoding RecB family exonuclease, coding for MAYPISATRLNLYKSCPQSYYFRYERGLKEQSAFGSPALGKAVHAALKDIYGDWNYGHPKPSLEWFELMWQAHTGDLSSKQVDDGWSMLKGYFEQFIEPYPSMNKPLGVEQGIKGKFQVRYIEFVVRGQYDRLDYIEDGLELIDYKTTKQMSPPDAIDIQLGLYDLLLKQVYGQALRKLSLIYLRSGEKKPYEVTPEHRRESQRLIENLAMQLHREEEWRPQEGQQCDRCSYERYCAAKREVPEPLPETARKPKGMQLLLPL